The following coding sequences lie in one Bos taurus isolate L1 Dominette 01449 registration number 42190680 breed Hereford chromosome 28, ARS-UCD2.0, whole genome shotgun sequence genomic window:
- the CHRM3 gene encoding muscarinic acetylcholine receptor M3 — translation MTLHNNNTTSPLFPNISSSWIHGPSDTGLPPGTVTHFGSYNISRAAGNLSSPNGTTSDPLGGHTIWQVVFIAFLTGVLALVTIIGNILVIVAFKVNKQLKTVNNYFLLSLACADLIIGVISMNLFTTYIIMNRWALGNLACDLWLSIDYVASNASVMNLLVISFDRYFSITRPLTYRAKRTTKRAGVMIGLAWVISFILWAPAILFWQYFVGKRTVPPGECFIQFLSEPTITFGTAIAAFYMPVTIMTILYWRIYKETEKRTKELAGLQASGTEAEAENFVHPTGSSRSCSSYELQQQSMKRSARRKYGRCHFWFTTKSWKPSAEQMDQDHSSSDSWNNNDAAASLENSASSDEEDIGSETRAIYSIVLKLPGHSTILNSTKLPSSDNLQVPEEELGSVGLERKPSKLQTQQSMDDGGSFQKSFSKLPIQLESAVDTAKASDVNSSVGKTTATLPLSFKEATLAKRFALKTRSQITKRKRMSLIKEKKAAQTLSAILLAFIITWTPYNIMVLVNTFCDSCIPKTYWNLGYWLCYINSTVNPVCYALCNKTFRNTFKMLLLCQCDKRKRRKQQYQQRQSVIFHKRVPEQAL, via the coding sequence ATGACCTTGCACAATAACAATACAACCTCACCCTTGTTTCCGAACATCAGCTCTTCCTGGATTCACGGCCCTTCGGATACAGGGCTGCCCCCAGGAACAGTTACTCATTTTGGCAGCTACAACATTTCTCGGGCAGCTGGGAATCTCTCCTCTCCAAATGGCACCACCAGTGACCCTCTAGGAGGTCATACCATCTGGCAGGTGGTCTTCATTGCATTCTTAACAGGCGTCCTGGCCTTGGTGACCATCATTGGCAACATCCTGGTGATAGTGGCATTCAAGGTCAACAAGCAGCTGAAGACAGTCAACAACTACTTCCTCTTAAGTCTGGCCTGTGCTGACCTGATTATTGGGGTCATTTCGATGAATCTGTTTACTACCTACATCATCATGAACCGATGGGCGTTGGGGAACCTGGCCTGTGACCTCTGGCTATCCATTGACTACGTGGCTAGCAATGCCTCCGTCATGAACCTTCTGGTCATCAGCTTCGACAGATACTTTTCCATCACGAGGCCGCTCACGTACCGAGCCAAACGAACAACAAAGCGAGCTGGTGTGATGATAGGTTTGGCTTGGGTCATCTCCTTCATCCTTTGGGCTCCTGCCATCTTGTTCTGGCAATACTTTGTTGGGAAGAGAACTGTGCCTCCAGGGGAGTGCTTCATCCAGTTCCTCAGCGAGCCCACCATAACCTTCGGAACGGCCATTGCTGCCTTTTATATGCCTGTCACCATCATGACTATTTTATACTGGAGGATCTATAAGGAAACTGAAAAACGTACCAAAGAACTTGCTGGGCTGCAAGCCTCTGGAACAGAGGCCGAAGCGGAGAACTTTGTCCACCCCACGGGCAGTTCTCGAAGCTGCAGCAGCTATGAGCTCCAGCAGCAGAGCATGAAACGCTCAGCCAGGAGGAAGTACGGACGCTGCCATTTCTGGTTCACGACCAAGAGTTGGAAGCCAAGCGCCGAGCAGATGGACCAAGACCACAGCAGCAGTGACAGCTGGAATAACAATGATGCCGCTGCCTCCCTGGAGAACTCCGCCTCCTCCGACGAGGAGGACATTGGCTCAGAGACCAGAGCCATCTACTCCATCGTGCTCAAGCTCCCAGGTCACAGCACCATCCTCAACTCCACCAAACTACCTTCATCAGACAACCTGCAGGTGCCGGAGGAGGAGCTGGGTTCAGTGGGCTTGGAGAGGAAACCCAGCAAACTTCAGACCCAGCAGAGCATGGACGATGGAGGCAGCTTTCAGAAAAGCTTCTCCAAGCTTCCCATCCAGTTAGAGTCTGCCGTGGACACAGCCAAGGCCTCTGATGTCAACTCCTCGGTGGGGAAGACCACGGCCACTCTACCTCTATCCTTTAAGGAAGCTACACTGGCCAAGAGGTTTGCTCTGAAGACCAGAAGCCAGATCACTAAGCGGAAACGGATGTCCCTCATCAAGGAGAAGAAAGCGGCCCAGACCCTCAGCGCCATCCTGCTTGCCTTCATCATCACCTGGACCCCCTACAATATCATGGTTCTAGTGAACACCTTTTGTGACAGCTGCATCCCCAAAACCTATTGGAATCTGGGCTACTGGCTGTGCTACATCAACAGCACCGTGAACCCCGTGTGCTATGCCCTGTGCAACAAAACATTCAGAAACACTTTCAAGATGCTGCTGTTGTGTCAGTGTGACAAGAGGAAGAGACGCAAGCAGCAGTACCAGCAGAGACAGTCGGTCATTTTCCACAAGCGGGTGCCTGAGCAGGCCTTATAG